The sequence atgaatagagtttgaggcgagaaaagcatagatagctagagaaggttcttaggcattcttgtccatccacttggcgaaaagaaaagaagccaatcaatcaaaacaacaagtggatgtccttgaatgagtaaaatatgcaccaacatgctcacacaataagatggcaaatgaaatatgtggcaaagcatgcacaaccaattctagcatctatcaaacaattggcgatgactaggtcatctatatatgagtatattgacttaggagtcaaatgaaagacatttgatcataggtcatactcatcgtttaagctcaagtggggttaccacttttacataatgcattgatgtgttcacaccattagagttgctttgactcaattcttagagttaagctccccctagatgtgagatccccccttagagggatgaactaaccttgggttttgtcgatgatgacttcatgtaggtgttgaagatgtggatgctcaatgttgatgtagatcatttggagcaatcctttggagtgagtcccacaaggaataaacaagaatatccatagataTAGAGTGATGCACagacaagatgatgtccatgaaatcattaggttaccttgtcccttgccttaccaacatgagggtttgtgactccttgaactagtgcaagatgtggaagttgattgcacttgttcttgccataatgatatgagtgaagaatgttggcggagtcaccctcaagaactctctagttcttcttcttcgggatccacatcatcttgatgggaatccttggagttgtagttgtacttgatgaagtagaacttgaggtagtcttgggaacccacttgaacgaggccttaggtgcttcttcaaatgcatcaatctcttcttgaagcttgtccttgcctttgttcttgtggtcttgtggtgaaagatcatcttgtgcttgtgttcccttgaaggaagtaggatcatacttctcttgttgaggaacaaacttcgtcttggggtattgatcttcttcccactcaactccattggcattgaactttcgttcaaaaccaacaccttgattcttctggtgccttccttgcttgcgtacaatttcctcgaattgcttacacccggcaaggctcttgtaaacacctttctctataattcccttcaataagctattttcttgctcaagtgtaacttggctaagagaatcattagtggaatcaagagaactactagaggcaacaatattggatttgacattattattgttactactagaggaagtatctttcttgtacttgttactagacttgacttgaggcatgtaagtagataagagtaaacgcttggcaatgtaagaagaacttttcttacatagatcatcattgattgcttttaagaactcatgctcttgctcaagattgagcttttcaaagcgtaacttctcatgagcccttaaaagttctcgatgatcttcgaagatagtttcatgagctaacttaagagtgtttagttctttagttagaagctcaatcttctccttatcattgtcattcgttttatattgattagcatgattaattgacgtttcgtcatagtattcatcactagagttgtcaacaagtaaatcatcatccacaagcaagtcatcttcatcactattgaaatcaacatactcaggatgtgttacctttggacctttggccatgaagcatcttccaattccttcatttggtgaattaaatatgtcgtaggagttggttgacacaagtgctagaccggcaacaccttcatcttgagtatattcggagtcggagtgatagcttctctcggagtgattgtcggagtcagagccggatacccattcaccaacatgagcttgatgtctttgttttgtgtagctccgtgatgacttgtccttcctttccgaatccttgcttctctgtgagggttttcgttcataacgatcatctctactcctcctctctcttggtggtgattcttctcttttgcttcttctttttggagaatcttctcttcttttgtagggtgtcgtacactcattggaatagtgtccgggtctcccacaattgtagcaatttctctctcgactagaagatcttttgtcatggtaagaccttgacttggagcttttttttctttgcttctaatcttgtagaatttgttgaagttcttcaccattaagctcaattcttcattgaaggtttgtttctcacttgatgatgtgggggcttcacttgaggctttgtaagcaccacttgacttgttgtgaagttcctccttatccttgagcgtcatctcatgagcaacaattcttccaatgacttccattggcttgagatctttgtagtttggcatcatttggatcaatgtgcacacggtatcatactttccatccaatgctcttaggatcttcttgatgatgaatttgtcggtcatctcttcactttctaagccggcaatctcatttatgataagagcaagcctagagtacatttcagcgacaccttcaccatccttcattttgaacttgtcaagctgactttggagcacatccaacttggattccttgacggattcggtaccttcatgcaatcaatcaaagtatcccaaatttcctttgcattctcaagacggctgattttgttgaattcttcggggcacaattcgttgaagatgatatcacaagcttgagcattgtattgcagcatcttcaattcttccgcgttagcttcacggttcggctctctcccgtcaaagaattcaccttgcaagccaatacaaataattgcccaaacagcggggttatgtccgagaatatgcattttcatcttatgcttccaactagcaaaattagtaccatcaaagtaaggacctctacggtgataatttccctcgctagacgccatactctcctaggttgtgaaaccaaggctatgaccaccaaaagctatggaaatcaaagcaaatggagaccaaagctctgataccacttgtaggaccttgaagtatgtctagagggggtgattagactacttgaccaattaaaaacttaaccttttcccaattttagagtttggcagattttagctatcttaggacaagtcaagcaatcatcacacaattcaagcaagcatgcaaagagtatataggcagcggaaattaaagcatgcaacttgcaagaaagtaaagggaagggtttggatgattcaaacgcaattggagacacagatgtttttggcgtggttccgataggtggtgctatcgtacatccacgttgatggagacttcaacccacgaagggtaacggttgcgcgagtccacggagggctccacccacgaagggtccacgaagaagcaaccttgtctatcccaccatggtcgtcgcccacgaaggacttgcctcactagaggtagatcttcacgaagtcggcgatctccttgcccttacaaactccttggttcaactccacaatcttgtcggaggctcccaagtgacacctagccaatctaggagacaccactctccaagaagtaacaaatggtgcgttgatgatgaactccttgctcttgtgcttcaaatgatagtctccccaacactcaactctctctcatgggatttggatctggtggaaagaagatttgagtggaaagcaatttggggaaggctagagatcaagattgatatggtaggaatggaatatcttggcctcaacacatgagtaggtggttctctctcagaaatggtaagttggaagtgtaggtttagtctgatggctctctccacgaatgaagaggagatggatgggtatatatagcctccacacaaaatctaaccattacacacaatttaccaaactcggtgggaccgattcaacaggctcggccggaccgatttagtaaacctagtgaccgttagtgattttcggttggactgacatgcaactcggtgagaccgattcagttagggttagggcataacataatctcggtaagaccgattacacaaactcggtgagaccgattttggtaataagctttccagagagttggtcaggtaaactcggtgggaccgatttgctcttttcggtgagaccgaaatgttacaaaagggaaacagagagtttacattgcaatctcggtgggaccgatcgctcacttcggttagaccaaaacgttacgaagggaaacagagagattacaatcccatctctgtgagaccgaaatccctatcggtaagaccgatttgcttatggtttgtggcagtggctatgactttcaaactcggtggcgccggatagaaagaatcggtgtgaccgattttggctttgggtttaggtcatttgtggatgtgagaaagcagCTGAGGGtttcggagcatatcactaagcacatgaagcaagaggctcattaagcaacacctcatccctccttgatagtattggcttttcctatagactcaatgtgatcttggatcactaaaacataaaatgaagagtcttgagcttttgagcttgagccaatcctttgtccttagtattttgagggatccactttcatcatccatgccatgccattcattgagctttcctgaaataatattcttggaatagcattagctcagtgagctatatgttgttatgaattaccaaaaccacctagggatagttgcactttcaacctcATCTCACAGctgctgtactcgttagttttcttaattttcctgtggtattcggtgttgaccgcaaacccatgaaactttgcatatgtctggtagaattcctttgcttcttcgaatgattcaaatctctgcccaacgttcggtggctgaggtaccacgatctctgattggccaccatcttcatccccttgtgcttcatcatcagtttcatcattcacttcagtatcggcggcagtttcatctacttgagtgttgccagtgcttgtgtttaaaggggtgcttgtcggcattgctggaatgattgccatttccGACTCTGACTCGGCATTGTTTGCAACATGATTGTCGGCTGGCTGGTGGGACGCatcttccgtgcgctcagagctccccaTAGTAGATGTCCCCGCGCCGTTGTTCACTATAGTTGTAGGCCTTGTAATAGAAAAAACAGGTACGAGCGTAAGATTTTGCTTGAATAACATGTTTATCATAACGGAGCACATCAACTTCAagtgatttggcatgacatcattcaAATAACAAGCCGTGAGTCTGCGTGTGgacatgcatggcaactgtagttgtccagtCATGACAGCTACagtccaacaaacatggcaactactgATTGCCAATGCATGGCAACCAGCTCCTTTTTAGTACAAAAACTTGGATTCTATATGCATGGCATCTGCAGTCCTGCATACATGACAAATACTGTTACCAATACATGGCAACTAGTGTGTTCTAGCATCAAAACTTTGCATTCTAGACTTGAGCTCACTAGGCAAATGCGATCAACCATTAGTGCTGCACACATGCTTTTAGCAGTTGGCAAATTTCCGAAGACAATATATGACTCATTGCACACAACCACTTGTTAGCGTTTTATGCTTGATTTTTTTCCACCATCACTGCTACAAATTTTTTTTTTCGTCACATGCTATTTGCCACAAAAAAACAAATGCAGCGCTCTTTTGCGGTTCAATTTTTCCTTACCTTGTTgtgctgcatgtgcccatcttgtgtTGTCTGTCACACCAAATTgacgtgctctatttgcaatctGTGAAGCTTGCCACGAGACGTTTGCCGGGGTTCCACCACCGTAATAACCTGTAAGCATGGTAGTAGTTGGtcaatacatggcaactgcagttgtcgaggcatggcaactgcagttgcctgGCATGGCAACTACAGTTATCCTGGCATGGCAATTGCAGTTGTTCCTTCATGGCAACAACAGTTGTCCAGGGAGGGCAACAACAGTTGTCCAGGGAGGGCAACAACAGTTGTCCAGGAATGGCAACTGCAGTTTTTTATTTATGGCAATTGCAGTTGTCCAgttatggcaactgcagttgtcaactatgctccttctgctaattcaccgtccgcaacttcacttttgtggactcacctgtgtatgacatcgatggcaggtacatgggtgctgcctgatgccacgtgctgcatgaaggctCTGCATTTTTCCCCAACATAACTCGTGAGTCTTTTGCCAACCTTTGCAAGTTTATTTTTCATGTCCAGACCAGTATGTATTCTTTTCCGTATGTGTTACCTTGATTTTCCACATTAACTAGTTGAAGTTGGTCGCCCGaacatttgtcagtgttagcgccaTGTGACTGAACTTGCCATGGAGCCCCCCTGagtgtgttttggtcataagaacctgcgaaaaaacgacagtgtaggacataagtagaatgtcatcttcatcgtcgCGAACATGGCAAATGTTCTTTTCTTTGTTATCACGCATCATACCAATGCCTGCGCACTGTTCTAGTAGTGGCAGTAACGACCCTGCAGAAATGAGTTGACTGTACTCtgatgcatcccaagggggcgtttctggACTTTGAGAACCCCAAGTATCAAcgccatcttcgtgattcattcttttCGCGTCTCGTTTCTGCCAATGTGTTCtcaatcactgcatgaacaagaacgcatcaaCAATCCATAAAAATTGTATTCTTTTGCTGCTTGCACATAGAAGATAACACGTCAGTGTTATCACATTTTCATGCATAGACAACCAACACATCACggcaagtaggacatgcacatCCACTCTCTTTTTCTAAAATCTGGGTGCTAGCTATCTGTTCGATTTGATGGCAACAACCACTACAATAGGATGTCAAGCAACAGGTTAACATGGTGGCAGTTAACGACAACGAAAGGTGGCAACTAACGTTAGACACAAGTGGCAATTAATTTTTCCCACCCCCTTTATTCCAAATTTGTCATTTCTCTTCCTTTTTAAGGGATTCCTACTCATACATTTCATTACCAACTACTTGCGTCTAGCGAACTAGGAACTTAAGCTAATCTCAAacgtagtacatggcagatctggtgTATTCTGCTTGGCAAATGCGAAGATACACAGAACCATGTAGTGTTTTATCCCTATAGCGTGGATCCAGTCGCCACCTTCATCGGTAAATTTGCAATTTTctgtccagaagaaggatgagaAGCAGTATGAGATCGGTAGATTTCACCTGCTTTTAGCTGATCGTCTTTGGAGGGCGGGGGGTGAGGGAGGGTTGGGGTGTGGTTTGCGGTGGGAAGGCCCTACGGATCTgttctggttgccatggcaaccagagaaggccgATGATGGAGGTAGGGGTTCGAGAGGTGGGAGACGATGGCGGCAGTCGGGGGTGGGGATCGATCAGAGGCCGGGAACAGCTGGTCGTGCGAGCAGCGGGGTCGTCTGGCCCGGACGGTGTCCTGCGGGCGGggttgccacacaccggacgtgcgggctgTGCCTTTGCGCACCCGGACGCGGTCGTGCGGGCGGGTTCCcatccatgccacacgaggcgtgcgggcgggttcctgtccatgccacacgtgtggcagttatcgaaaAAAAAAAAGAAGTGTTCAACTCTACGACGCTTTGGGTAATAAAGAAAAAGAAATCCAAAGTAAAAATCTCCACAACTCCCAACTCTACGACAGCGTTTTTCACCACCATGGCCTCTCCGTAGTCCGTATCTTTCTCTCTTCCCGCAACCATCTTCTCCCCCAAAATCTCCCCAACTCCCAGCTCCCAACTCCTCCGCCCATCCAAATACCATAAACACACTCCAACTCCTTCCTCCGCGGCCTAAAGTCCCAGTCTTTCCGCTAAATCCCGCTTATCCCCCCGTCTTTCCTCGCCCGTACAGCCCCCGGAACCAAGATCGATCCTTCCTCGAGGTGCAGTCGCCGCATTGGAGCATGAGGCTCCGAtccgcgccgccggcgccgccgcggctgCTGCTGGTGCTGGCCGTGCTCCTGTAcggcttctgctgctgctgcgAGGGGAGGTTCGTCGTGGAGAAGAACAGCCTCAAGGTCACGGCGCCGGACTCTCTTAAAGGCAGCTACGAGTGCGCCATTGGCAACTTCGGCGTGCCGCAGTACGGGGGCACCATGGTCGGCGTCGTCGCCTACCCTAAGTCCAACCGGAAGGCCTGCAAGAGCTTTGACGACTTCGACATCTCCTACAAGGCCAAGCCCGGGTCCTTGCCCACCTTCTTGCTAGTCGACCGGGGAGGTGAGCAAATTACCGTAGAGAATTGTTTCCTTTCCCTTAGCCTGCATGGATATAATTGGCCCTAGAAGTGAGATAAGTATCTTTTGTTAATTCGTCTAGTCTTTTCTGTGCCTTGAAAATTAGATCTTGGCATGTGATGATAGTGATTGAGCTGAATGTTAGTTGACCGGATTTCGTACAACGACGAAATCCCTGTCTCACAGTCTGGGTCACACTTAGGATCTGAAAAGCCTTTACCGTGAACACCTCCTGTGATTTCTTTAGTACCCATGTCACTGTCTTGGTGTTTGACCTCTGTGATGTTCCGCTGATTTTGTTTCAGCCGATTCTTGTTTAACATTCTTATTTGTCTGCTTGGCCATGTTGCATTCTACTCGGTCAATTAAAATATGCTCAATCATGTTGTGTTGGTTAAGTAAAATATGCCGTTGATTACATAAAACATGGTTTTTCGTGTTCTATATAGATTGCTTCTTCACAAAGAAGGCATGGAATGCTCAGAACGCAGGAGTGGCGGCTATTCTTGTTGCTGATGACAAGGATGAGCCTCTAATTACAATGGATACACCTGAAGAGAGTGGAAGGGCTGATTATTTAGAGAACATCACCATACCATCAGCGCTGATAACAAAAAGCTTCGGGGACAGACTCAGGAAAGCAGTCGATGGCGGTCACATGGTTAATGTGAATTTAGATTGGAGGGAGTCCCTGCCTCACCCTGATGAGCGTGTTGAATACGAGTTCTGGACCAACAGTAACGATGAATGTGGTCCCAAATGTGACAGCCAGATTGATTTCGTTAAGAGCTTTAAAGGACCAGCACAGATACTTGAGAAAAAGGGATACACACAGTTCACTCCTCATTACATTACCTGGTATTGCCCGGAGGCCTTCACACTAAGCAAGCAGTGCAAGTCCCAGTGTATCAACCATGGAAGGTACTGTGCACCTGACCCGGAACAGGATTTCAGCAAAGGGTATGATGGGAAAGACGTGGTGGTTCAAAATTTGCGGCAAGTCTGTGTTTATAAAGTTGCGAAGGAGAATAAGAAGCCTTGGTTATGGTGGGACTATGTGACCGATTTTGCAATCCGCTGCCCAATGAAGGAAAAGAAGTATACCAAGGAATGTGCTGATGGAGTTATCAAGTCACTTGGTATGTTGGTCTTTGCATCGCCTCTTTATACCTTTCAAAGTGTGGTGTAGATAATTGTATTGAACACATTTATGATTTTCAGGACTTGATCACAAAGCAATAGATAAGTGTATTGGTGATCCAAATGCTGATGAAGAAAATCCTGTGCTGAAAGCTGAACAGGATGCTCAGGTTAGTACTTGGTACTTTTGTGTGATTTGTCTCTTCTGTTAATCCCACTTGTGATCATGTTGTATCATTTTGGACCGTCTTACATAGATTGGCAAAGGCGCTCGTGGCGATGTCACTATATTACCAACACTGGTCATCAATAATAGACAATACAGAGGTGTGTGCTCTGTCAAACCACAAATGCAATTCACTATAGCTACCAGCAAGTTACGTGGTTCCGGTTGTGCTTATCCTAACAtttgttttgcagggaaacttgaCAAAGGGGCAGTTCTTAAAGCACTTTGTGCAGGTTTCCAAGAAACTACTGAGCCTGCCGTTTGCTTGAGTGAAGGTTAGTGCATTGATTTCCATACCCTTTTCCTCGGTGCTGCTTTGTGAGTATGGCAAGCATAACCTGTCTGGTATCCTTCTCTCAAGCATCGTCAATTCTTGTTATCAAATTGTAGATATACAAACCAACGAGTGCTTGGAGAACAATGGTGGCTGTTGGCACGATAAGGCTGCTAACATATCTGCATGCAAGGTACTTCTGGTGGTCTTATCTTCTGTGCTAAATTCTAGTTCATGGGACAACACTTTTCTCTTTTTAGCATATGCATATGATGTTACTTGTGTGTTGTATATGTAGGATACTTTCCGTGGTAGAGTTTGCGAATGCCCGGTTGTGAAAGGGGTAAAATTTGTTGGTGATGGCTACACTCACTGTGAAGGTACCTATACCAGGAAATTGGGATaattttttctttgtttatttttcagtattgaaataatGTAATGGACCGTACCCTGCCTCAGATAGCTGATTACTTTTTACCACTCTAACCCTTATTACTGAAGATAGTAAGTAGCGACTGGGCTGTGCACAACACAGTTCTTTTCCAGGACATGCAAGTTTAGTCTCattgaatattcttgtacctgccCTTGTTATTTTAGCTTCAGGATCTGGTCGCTGTGAGATTAACAATGGTGGATGTTGGAAAGAGACCAGGAATGGCCGGACACACTCTGCCTGCACTGTAAGTAATCAGTTTGGATTTGTTCCTAACCTTAATGCTGCCACATGTATTATCTGAAATCTAAAGGTGTATATCTGGTGTTCATAACCTGCAGGATGGTGGCTGTAAATGTCCAGATGGGTTCAAAGGTGATGGTGTTCACAAATGTGAAGGTAAGAGTCAGTCCCTGAACTCCATTATGCTATCACAACTGCTTATTTGCCCTGCAGATTTGTAGCTTTCTGTGCACAAATATGAATAGGAACCTACTCCGTAGTtttaaaaaataacaaaaatatttgtGTTTGAGTGAACAAATATGAATATCCACCTAGAATTCTGCGACAGTCATAGCGTACTGAACGTTGTTGGTCATATTATTGGCAACTCCTTTGTAGCTGTGCT comes from Triticum aestivum cultivar Chinese Spring chromosome 5B, IWGSC CS RefSeq v2.1, whole genome shotgun sequence and encodes:
- the LOC123111353 gene encoding vacuolar-sorting receptor 1, with translation MRLRSAPPAPPRLLLVLAVLLYGFCCCCEGRFVVEKNSLKVTAPDSLKGSYECAIGNFGVPQYGGTMVGVVAYPKSNRKACKSFDDFDISYKAKPGSLPTFLLVDRGDCFFTKKAWNAQNAGVAAILVADDKDEPLITMDTPEESGRADYLENITIPSALITKSFGDRLRKAVDGGHMVNVNLDWRESLPHPDERVEYEFWTNSNDECGPKCDSQIDFVKSFKGPAQILEKKGYTQFTPHYITWYCPEAFTLSKQCKSQCINHGRYCAPDPEQDFSKGYDGKDVVVQNLRQVCVYKVAKENKKPWLWWDYVTDFAIRCPMKEKKYTKECADGVIKSLGLDHKAIDKCIGDPNADEENPVLKAEQDAQIGKGARGDVTILPTLVINNRQYRGKLDKGAVLKALCAGFQETTEPAVCLSEDIQTNECLENNGGCWHDKAANISACKDTFRGRVCECPVVKGVKFVGDGYTHCEASGSGRCEINNGGCWKETRNGRTHSACTDGGCKCPDGFKGDGVHKCEDVDECKERTACQCKECKCKNTWGSYECGCGGGLLYMKEHDTCISKDAGARVGWNFLWFLLFGLAAVGIAGYAVYKYRIRSYMDSEIRAIMAQYMPLDNQGEIPNHSHHIEM